The nucleotide window GAGAACCTGGAGAGTCACCTGAAGAACATTCTGCTTAGCAGGCAGATCTTCCCGGGCTTCAGTCTTTTACTATATTTTTAAACCCATGTGACACATCTAGTAAGAGGCAATGGTGTTACCAACTCATCGACTTTGTGTTGCTTGGGCCAGTGCTTAGGGTTGTGCTAGTATTAAACTGAGCCCGAAATGCTGCCCAGATCAGGACATTCAGGCACTGTTGGGAGGTGGCTGCTTGTGGTGATCCAACAGGAACTGACATGATTTTATCCTTAAACCATGTGGATTTGGGCCTCTGCCAGTGTTTGACCTATTTAGTTGGATCATTTTATATTTAAGATTTAGAAAACTTCTAATGACTTCTTCTGTGGAGATAATTACTACAGCTATTAGAGCAGCCAAACCAAAGTGTATGTTTCAGACCtatggagcacctggcattgaagATGGGAAGAAATATTTGTGTCAGGCACTGACACAATATGTGTCCCTGGCAGTGAAGCTGGGGTCTAGCTCTCTGCCACGCAAATGTGCACTAGTGAAATGCTTATCTGGGTGTCATATTGGATACCCTGATCCACTGATACCCCTGCCATTCATTCGCACTCCAGCCCTACTGCTGATCAGGCCTGCCTCTTGTGTCTAACAGCTTGGCCTTATCTATGCTAGACAAGTTGATCGGTGCCAGTATCGTTTGGTCCCCCTCAGACAGTGGAAATGCACGTTGTGGCCATACACACACTGGCTGCAGCTGGTTCCCAGTCGTGCTAAGTAATGTCCAAAGTAGACTGTGCTTTGTCAGGACTAAATATTGATTAAATCACAATTGTAGGAATGTGGATGTTACAACCTAGGTCTTGTTAATATATACACCGTAAAAGGAAGCCATTGTTCCATTTGTGTGGCAGGAGATGAATAGCGTTAGCACTAGCACAGAGAATCAACTAGCTACAAGGTAACAGGTGAGAATAAATGTGGGATAAGGATCATGAAAGAACCTTCAGTTATAGGGGAGGATGTTAATGATGAATGATACCACAAATGCCTTTTTTCCGTTTTGGAGAGGGCATTAATTTTGGGCCATCACAACAAATACCTTGGGAGCATGAATAGAATAAAGGTGACCAGGGTCAAGATGTGTGTGTATGGCTGTGGTGTTAGAAAGCTGGGAGGTAAAGAACAGTTCTCCTGCCATTTATACCCATCAGCTTCCCCAGGGACGTGCATGTAACCCTATTTGATTGTTAGTTCAGAATCAGTAGAGCTGGTGTATCTTAAGAAAGGTCTCTAGTTCTTCTTTTGCTGGGGCTGTCTCCAGAGCTCCTTGCACTGTGCCATGGCGATACTGAAAGATCCTTTCTCACGCAAGTACATCATACTTCTTTTGAGAGGACACAATTGCCCCAGAAAAGTGCTTTCTGTCCTGTTGTGTTCCAGGATGCTCAAGAGAGGAATGTCTAAGGAGATAACTAGTTATTCCCAAGGAGCTGGTGGGAAATCTAGCTGAACTTGTGTGTAGTATAAATCCAGGTGCCTTTAAATATGACTTTTGTCTAATTCTCTGTTTAAAGCAACTATTTATTGCTTGTTCTTATGAATGTGATGGTCTGTATTTGTTCCAAGTTTAATGGATAATGAGGTAGTCAGAAGGGATGTGTTATCACCTGAGCCAGCAACAGGGAATATTCTATACACAAACATCCCAACATGTATAAGATGTATTATCAAATCTTTAAATAGTATCTAGTGTAGGTAGGAGGATTTGGCAGTGGTTGGGTGCCATCTAGCTGCTGTTTTGCAGAATACATCTGCCTAGCATGAGTATACTCCTGGAAATGAGGGACTGGGTATTAGCTGCTGAAGAAGAGTCCATTCCAAACTGCAGTGGTCATCTTGAGCAcccagaggtcagggcagaggaaaggactggTGCTCTGGGTATCTCACGTGTGAATTGCCATCTCCTCAGCAATAAGAAAGGGAAAACTGAAGATCATAACAGGTACTTCCCAGTTGGAAAAGAGAGATGCTGCCAGTTGCATTGGTTTTCCAGATTTAAAAGGCTAGCCCCAGAAAGGAATGCTGAGAAAAAAGCTCATCATATAAGAGGGCAACACTATACCTGGGAGAGTTAGTCAGGCAGAGGAAGTTttggataataataattaatggagatatcccatctcctagaactggaagggaccttgaaaggtcatggagtccagccccctgccttcactagcaggaccaagtactgattttgacccagatccccaagtggcccccctcaaggattgaactcacaaccctgggtttagcaggccaatgctcaaaccactgagctatccctccccccactgagcaCAATCCATTATTACCTCTCTCCTGGATGCTGTTAGCTTCTCCATTTAGAAGAGGGTCTGTGGAGTATTTCCTTGCCCATGGTAAACATGATTAGCAGAGAATCTTTTCGCCTTCAGTCTGCGTCCTTTGCTGCTGAGTACAAGCTCCTCAAACCAGGGAGGAACTGAATGGGAATCTCCACgcgttcttccccctcccccttcaaatGGACTGTGCATTTCCACGTGGTATATATGTGTACGGAGCCGGTACTAACGGAATGAGGCAGACATTTCTGTAGTGTTGGCTAAGGAGTTAGTGGGTGGGAGATCAGTGTGAGACTGACCTCCCTCTTATTAGTATATACTAGGCTTGAAAGGGAGTGGGGAGTTAAGCTTATACTGTAAGTAAAAGGGCCAAAAATGCAAACAGAAACTTAACTCCATAAAGTATTTGTCCTCTTGGGACCAGGCTGAAATATTCTCAAGGTGACTGCTTCAGGCCCATGTGCTGTGCAAGAGAGGAGAGGAAACTTCCTGCACAACTGTTCCATGGGTGACTGAAGATTTTGTATTGCAGCTGGTGTGATAGGGTCACATAGTGTTACATGACCAGGTATCGCTGTCCCTGTTCTCTCCCTTAGTTATGAACGGTCTTCCTTTGTGTATTTCCTTATGGTTTTAAGTGCTTCTCATCAGAGAGGAGAAAAGCTGGAAGTCTCTTCCCATTGCAGCTTctctgggctgggattttcaTTCTGCTTCTCTAGTCAAGGTCCAGGAATAATGGGAAAAACGTTTGAAAACAGGATATGTTAGTGGAAACGAATCAAGAAGGCGATGAATAATATTTTGTGATAAGTGGTGGAGCAGGAAGATGAATTTGGCCAAGTAGTGTGGTAACTTCACTTCCAGGTTCTGTACTTCATTAAATCCAATGTTTGTCTTCTGAACCACAGTCTTGTCACATTAAGCTTTGGGCTTTGTGATGCCCTCCTAATGCAGGGCTCTTCACGTAGTAGCCCACATctaccctgccacacacacacatgactgCTGTCTCATAATGTGCGACTCGAGTACCAGATGTAATTCTTGGAGTCATAAAACATTGCCCTCTCCCTGTGGCTTAATGGTGAGGACAAAGCTAATGGGGAGCTGGCGATGTCTAACAAGCAATTCCTCTTCATCTGTCAAGGAAGATACAAGCACTAGCAAATATCATGGTCATCTATATTGACTTATGATTTGTTTTAGTTTTTCTGTTGAGGTACATCTATAGGCATATGAGATGTGGGCTTTGGGCTGGTGGCAAGTTGCAAATGCATCTTGGTGCCCCAAAGCTTTGGCACTCCTATCAAAGCATTTATAACAGGACATGGGTAGCATTACACCTTCACATGACCAGTTTGTCTGAGGGGAAATATAACCCAGCATCCATACTTGCTTCATTCTGTGAATCAGATATTTGAACAAGCCCAGCATTTCCTTGTACTTGGGACTGTCTCTCTGCTTCATGATGCCCTTTACCCTGGGAGCCCTCCAAGTCTTGGTCCATATTGTCTCCATATCATCCATGTCTGTCCCTTTAGATCCAAGAATGATCCTTGGGTACTGCAGGTCCCCCTTAGTTTACAAAGGACAGTAGCAGTTCAGTGGAGAtttaacagaaatatattttttcctttttaaagatatttttcacAGAGAATGCAAGAAGCATCAATGAAGTTGCTTGTGATATTTCCCTCCTCTGCTGTCCTTCTACCTTGGATCCTCATTCCACTGTGTCTTGTCATGTCTCCCCTTGTCCAGAGTAAACTAGATGACTTATTTGTATAAAATGTTATTTTGTCCCAAGCAATAGTAATAAACCAGGATTTTCACAAGAACGGGAATGAGTACTGTTTCTTGGCTCACTCACATTATACCAGCTCTCAGCACAAGGCAGACCCCAGTGTTCAGACTCACATTAGACCAGTGGGTCTCCAACTTTTGTATTAgcaacccctttcacacagcaagcctctgagtgcgacaccccccccccttataaattaaaaatgggggTATTAAATTTAACAggggctcaggctgtcagccccaTGTCTGGTGGGGCTGATAGCTTGCAACCCCCAGGTAATAATCTCGTGACCCCCTTCGGGGTTGTGATCCCTCCATTAGACTCTTAAAACACAGTACCTCACTTCTAGctttggacccattctgggcaacaGTGGAAACATATTTCACCTTGAATCTGTAGTGCAGATTTATAACTGGTAAGAAAGCTGAGACTATGGCTTCTACCATCCAATGCACACTGAAGCTGCTGGCCTCCAAATGGAGCATTGCATGATGGGAAGGGTAGTAGTGGTTAAGCCTTCTGTTTATTattactctagtgcaggggttAGCAACcattcagaaatggtgtgccgagtcttcatttattcactctaatgtaaggttttgcgtgccagtaatgcattttaatgtttttagaaggtctctttctataagcctataatatataactaaactattgttgtatgtaaagtaaataaggtttttaaaatgtttaagaagcttcatttaaaattaaattaaaatgcagagccccctggaccggtggccagaacccaggcagtgtgagtgccactgaaaatcagctcgcgtgccacaggttgcctacccctgctctagtgccTAGAAACCCTGCTCAGGATTGGAACACTATTTTGGTAGGAAGGTAATGTAGATATATTGTCCTAGCCTGGAAGCCTTTTGAATGCAGATTAAGAACTCAGATTATACAGTGTGAGGCTTCTAGGCTACAGTCTgctaaggggtggggtgggatgacAGCTGGAAAGAGGAGCTTCTAGCGTCCCTCCATACGGCGCCAGGGAGGGAAAACAGGTGGGTTATGAGCAAGTTCTTATCTGCATGACTAGAACTTTGCCGCTCTTGTCTCTGCAGCTGGCCTCCCTCAGGAAAGCTTGTGGCTCACCTAAGGCCTTTTAAACCGGGAGTCCCCCCGTTCGCTACAGGTTTGTTTCACTCTCTCGTGGCCAGAGTTACAAGGCATCGCTGGTCAATGAGGTGCAACCGCCTCTGCGTAAAACAAAGCAAGTGGCTGAGCGGCTCCCCCCAGCGCAGAGCAGCGAGCGCAGAAGCCGCAGCGGTAGGTTTGGCATCAGGCGCGGGCGATTCGCTGTTTCTAGCCTGTCGTGGTCACAGCCCGTAgcgggggctgggcagagggCGGGTCACGGCGCCCCAGGGGTTGAGCGGCACTGTGCTCCCCCGGGCCGGCCCCTCGTGACCATGGCGGCCCGGCCTTGGGGCAGGCTGCGGGCAAAGCCCCCGCGATGCACTGGCCGCCGCTCCCCAGTGTGTGTCACGCGGGGCCCGCCAGCCGCTTGCCCAGCACGAGCCTCTGCcagcggccccgccccccagccgcgGCCGCCGAGCTCCGCCCAGGACCCGGGGCGATGGAACGCTGCTCATGAATATTCATGACGCGGAGGCGCGCCTATCCAGCGCGGTTTGGGGCGCAGGCGCAGTGGGCTGGGTAGCAGCATGGCGGCTACACTCCTAGCTCGGGGCGGCGGCGCTGCTGCCCGAGGTCGGTAGGTGGGGAGCGGACCCGGGCGTTGGGGGCAGAGCGCGGGAAGGGGCCCGGCCAGTGGCGGGCGCTGCTCGCCTCAGCTTTCTGCCAGTGGGAGCGGAGCCAGCGGCTGCTTCCCGCGCCATCGGGCTGGGGGcgccgggtgtgtgtgtgggggggggtcacttGTCCCGTCCTGGTTGCCGGGGCTGCCGCGCTGCCAGTTCGCGCCGAGCCCGGAGCCCAGACCGGCTCCTGCACAGCCTGGTCGCTACCAGGGGTTGGGTCCTtgcgggggggggcgcgaggcTCAGTCCCGCTGCACTTCACCTGTGGCGCTTCTGTGGCGGGGCTGGTAGGGCccctcaccgtggtgtctgagcgCCTCGCGGCCCTTGGGACGGGGGTGAGACTGATTTGCCCAGAGTTCACCGGAAAGGCTGGAACCTGCGTCTCCAGCGTCCCAGGCCAGTATGGACCTGCTGGACCATTATTCCTCCCTGCTTGGACTACCTGGCTCTAGGGCCTGGTCGCAAGGGAtccccttcatctcctccccttaCTTTCTAGCCCTGACCTTTGGGTGCTTGCGACAGCTGCACACAGTGTACCAGACAGTGgagttaccagagacccaccagATGCTGCGCCAGACGTGCCGGGACTTTGCTGAGAAGGAACTGGTTCCTATTGCTGCTCAGCTCGATAAGGAGCACCGCTTTCCTGCTGAACAGGTGAGTGCAGCTCATTTGCGTAAGGGTTGGGATGATGGTGTGCGGATCTGGGGATACTGgaatcagaaaagggcaataaaaatgattgggGACATGGAACAGCTTCTCTATGAGGCgaaattaataagacttggacttttcagcttggaaaagagatgactaaggagaaagatgatagaggtctgtaagatcgtgactggtgtggagaaagtaaataaggaagtgttatttactcctcataacccaagaactagggatcaccaaatgaaattaataggcagcaggtttaaaaacaaacaaggaagtatttcctcacacaatgcacagtcaacctgtggaattctttggcagaggatgttgggaaggccaagactataacagggctcaaaaaagagttagatgagttcatggaggataggtccatcaatggcttttagccaggatggggagggatagtgcccctagcctctgtttgccagaaggtgggaatgggcgataaaggatggatcacttgataccggttctgttcgttccctctgaaacatctgccattggccactgtcagaagacaggatactgggttagatggacctttggtctgacccggtattgCCATTCTTATGACTGTGTGCCCCAGCTTCACCAATATGTGGCCTGACCTCTACATGCCTCCCTACAGATACTCATGGCCCAGCCCTGAGGTCAACACAAAATATGTTCAGTTTAAATCTGGATCACACATGTCAGATGCTGCCTCATGCATCATATTGAGTACGCTGTTCTCCAGCTGCTTTGTATCAGGGTGGCTCTGTATGTGACCAATGCACAAATCGGCATGATAAACCAAAGCTTCAGCGTGATACACAAGGGATTCTGTCAGGAGCATTTGTACTTTCAGACATTATATTGTATTGCCTATAGGACACACTTTTGTTTAGCTTAAAACCATAACATCTGCCAGCCATTGTGCATGTTAATTGCCCTTCTGTGTCTTCCCCTCTGGACTTTGGTACCATTGAGTTTTCTCTTCTTTCCCAGCGACTTTCCCCAGGGCTGCTGTAGTTAATACAGCATGTGATGCATCTGACTTGGAAAATCATTAAATCACTTTAGTAAAGAGGAGACAGGTCGCACGTTGCAGCAGAATAGTATATAACAATAAAATGTGCATGTATTGAGCGTCGTTGAGCTCTTGAAATGAATGAAAACTACCAAGAGAATCATCTTGCTTAAGAGAAGCTGCACATTTTATTTCTTGACCATTAGAAGCAGGAAGGGATTGTTTGAGTTCCAGTGTACCAGTGTCTAGATGTTTCACTTTTGTGAAAAGAGCTCAGCCATCCTTTGCTGCAGTACCAATGCAGCTGGATGACTTAAAATGCTAACTAGATTGTTAATCAAATATGCTGTCCTAGAAAGCAAAATATTATTGCCTTAGCCCACTGGCTTCAAACTGAGCGTACGCAAAATAAAAggcacattttttttctccccagtttGTCACTGGCCACCTAAAATGTCATACtctaagaaaataaattaaaacgaGTATCCTCCCCTGGTTTACTGATCACCACTGAGATTCTTACAACTGAAAAGACGTTGACTCTAATGTGTTTTCCCCCCACTGATGCTATTAAAATTTTCCCTTTAATTCTATGGCATTACACATAAAATTAGTCAGTGTCATTTGTTCATGATCACTTTGTAGTCTCCCTTTCTGGATTTCATATAATGGCTCAGAGCCACAATATTTGGGAGGCAAATACAGGCAAGAGGaactcttttatttaaaaattccaaAACAGTTTCTATTGGAATAAACAGAAGGATCTGGCTAGATTTCAAGTAGTTTAATTTTTACAATAGCTAAATGTTAAGCCAAATTACCTGCAATGTCATAAAATACAAGATCAATCCTGTTGTTAAACCATGACAATTGCTCAGCAACGTACAAGATACACACACAATTATTGCCCAAAGAGATTAAGATTGAGAAGGCAGAACATGTTGGGTAACCCAGAGTGGGGAATATCTTGAACTGTCTTTACAAGGAGTTAATTATTACCAACACAACTTCAGTGAGACAGCTAAAATTGCTTTCCTGTCAACTAAAAGCTCTTTTCTTAAGAACCTTTAGGATGCAGTATAAATAGAGTGAAAGATTTCAAGGTATAGTTGCAAGGACTGGATCTGCTAGATTTCTCCTCAATCACCTCTGTACAGTGTAATGAACAGAGCTTTGCTAGGGAGTGTGAGAATAATCTAACATTATGGTTGGGAGTGATTCTAGGTTAAAACAGAGCTAGTCTTTGCCTCATGTGGCAATGAGCATAGTCAACCTCAGGTAACTTGCCCTTAATCAGCAAGGGCTGCACCAGTTCTGAGCACCTGtaattcctattgaagtcactgTGAGCTGTGGCTGCTCAGCAACTGTTGAGATCAGTCCCCATCTGAATCAAAAGCAGGTGTGTCCTTTGGTAGGCTCACGATAGCACATCTGTGTACCCAGGAAAGAACGTGCTGCTGTTACCAGACATGCCAGGATTGGCTAGTATGTGCATAGGTGCCCCCGATTCTTTAGAGCGCAGAAGTAGTTGTTTCTGTTGCTTGTGGTCATGTGAACGAACAGGAACACAGCTGGAGTGTGCATGTGCTCAAGTGCATCCATGAGGGTGGGGCGGTGTGTGTTGCTGTACGTATGTACTTGAGGATTTGCCAGGGCATCACTGATGCAGAgactctctggcctggtctacgctgcagtgttttgtcaacaaaagttatGCCACTTTAAAGTActttaattaaactgctgttgcatgtccacacgatgctccttgtgttggcagagtgcatccatactagcagctcttgcatctacagagagcagtgcactatgGATAGCTATCCCACTCTGCAACTGGCCGCACTgcgctttgggaagggtttgcaatgcctcatggggcaggtgcagcatcacatgatgcaagTTTCTCAATCGtgttgttccatgggcatcctaccaGATTGCCAGCcatttttcaactgaagtgtgtgtTGTGGGGCGAGACAGAAATGCAGTGTGTGTTGGCATGCTGtctctaagttcagacagcaaccTGAACAACCAatcctgggggagagggacaccctcccccaccatcagtccccagctctgcacagcagtcttctcctcccctgccccctccccagagcagcaACCCGCTCTGCTTGTCTGCAGCTCTGTGATTCCCtctgagttctcccacagcctcctcgGCAGCATTGTGAGCTTTCCAGgctgaggaatgtcaaagctTTCTGGAGCTTTGATGGGAGGGGTAATGCCTGCAGGGCAACAGAGttcaaaacactgagcagagtCATCAtagcaggcattgtgggataccgcGGGAGGCCAGTTATATCAACATAATGAACGGCAGcgtctacactggctctttgtcgGCACAACTTCTGCACAAAAAGTCCTACGTGTCTTGTtgaggtggttttgttttgtcgTCAAACTGGCactgcagtgtgtacacctccactgttttgccatcaaaagctgccttttgctgacaaaactctgCATTATAGACAAGGCCTCTCACTTGTCCATTTCTCCTTGTCTAGGTGAAGAAGATGGGGGCCCTTGGGTTGCTGGCCATGGATGTGCCGGAGGAGTATAAAGGGGCAGGGCTTGATTACCTGGCCTATTCCATCGCTGTGGAGGAGATCAGCAGAGGCTGTGCATCCACGGGTGTCGTCATGAGTGTCAATAATGTAAGACCCTCTCATTGTCTGGGAAACAGGGTGTGTGGAACCAGTCCTAGCAGCCAGGGGTTACTCTGCCAGTTGAGTAGTGTGAATCAGTGCTGATGGAGAATGGCATCTGCCTTTGCTGAGCCTGGAGGGTGCTGGACGTTTGGGAGTTATTGGTTCACTTTTTCTTGCAGGGTAAATTAACATGACTTCTGTCTTCTTGAAGTCTCTGTATTTAGGTCCAATACTGAAATTTGGTTCTGAAGAGCAGAAGCATCAGTGGATTGCTCCCTTCACCAGTGGAGACAAAATAGGATGCTTTGCTCTCAGTGAACCAGGTAACATGAACGTTAATATTCCTGGGCTGATGGCAGAGAACAATTTCCCCTTGTAAATTTCCCTCTTTGTAATGTCAGGGAGCAGAGATGTAATGGGTATGGGAGCTTGGAGTGAGAGAAGCCTCTGAGAGGATGGCATTTCCACTCCTAGTTTATTGTGGCTCTATGAAGTTAGAGGTGAGATGGAGCTGCCCCCAGTAAAGCGTGTGCTACTGTTACTAGATGTGCTGTGATTGGCTagcgtgtgtgggtgtgtgtgtgcgcgcgcgccaattctggagccccaggcccaaTCCCCTGGGGTGCAGAAGTAATTGGTTCTGTTGCCTTTGGTTACATGAGTGAACAGGAATACTTCGGTTTTGTTTTGCATGGTGCCTTGCTCAGGAAATGGCAGCGATGCTGGAGCTGCTTCCACAGTGGCACGGCTGGACGGCAATGAATGGGTCCTGAATGGCACCAAAGCCTGGATCACCAATGCCTGGGATGCCTCTGCTGTCGTGGTGTTTGCCACCACAGACAAATCCCAGAAACACAAGGTGAGCTCAGTGGGTTATAGCCTGAAATGTAGCTCTTGGAAGTAGCATGCGGAGCACTTGGTAAAAGGCTCCATAAGCTTACATTGGACTGTGGAGTCAGAACGAAGAGCTGGGAGAAGCCTGTGTCCCCTCAGAaagtgggggggctgtgtggtgcAGTGCTGCCAGAGGGGGTTTAGATGGATGGCCTATCCCATGGGGCTCTGAGTTCAGCTGAGAGAAACTGGAGCAGAGCTTACTG belongs to Chrysemys picta bellii isolate R12L10 chromosome 15, ASM1138683v2, whole genome shotgun sequence and includes:
- the ACADS gene encoding short-chain specific acyl-CoA dehydrogenase, mitochondrial isoform X1, which encodes MAATLLARGGGAAARALTFGCLRQLHTVYQTVELPETHQMLRQTCRDFAEKELVPIAAQLDKEHRFPAEQVKKMGALGLLAMDVPEEYKGAGLDYLAYSIAVEEISRGCASTGVVMSVNNSLYLGPILKFGSEEQKHQWIAPFTSGDKIGCFALSEPGNGSDAGAASTVARLDGNEWVLNGTKAWITNAWDASAVVVFATTDKSQKHKGISAFLVPMPTPGLSLGKKEDKLGIRASSTANLIFEDCRIPKANLLGQQGMGFKIAMQTLDSGRIGIASQALGIAQGALDCAVDYAEKRLAFGSPISKLQAIQFKLADMALALEGARLLTWRAAMLKDNGKPYTKEAAMAKLAASEAATAISHQAIQILGGMGYVTEMPAERHYRDARITEIYEGTSEIQRLVIAGQLLKEYRG
- the ACADS gene encoding short-chain specific acyl-CoA dehydrogenase, mitochondrial isoform X3; translated protein: MAATLLARGGGAAARALTFGCLRQLHTVYQTVELPETHQMLRQTCRDFAEKELVPIAAQLDKEHRFPAEQVKKMGALGLLAMDVPEEYKGAGLDYLAYSIAVEEISRGCASTGVVMSVNNSLYLGPILKFGSEEQKHQWIAPFTSGDKIGCFALSEPGNGSDAGAASTVARLDGNEWVLNGTKAWITNAWDASAVVVFATTDKSQKHKGISAFLVPMPTPGLSLGKKEDKLGIRASSTANLIFEDCRIPKANLLGQQGMGFKIAMFKLADMALALEGARLLTWRAAMLKDNGKPYTKEAAMAKLAASEAATAISHQAIQILGGMGYVTEMPAERHYRDARITEIYEGTSEIQRLVIAGQLLKEYRG